CGCCCCCAAGCCGCGTCCACCCGGCCCTCGATCAATGCAGCAACGGCAAAACTGAACGCCATGCTGAGGCCGACATAGCCCAGATACAGGAATGGCGGATGGAAGGCCAAACCGGGGTCCTGCAGCAGCGGGTTCAGGTCCCGTCCATCGAACGGAGGAACAGGCAGTCGGTCAAACGGGTTCGATGTGAAGAGGATAAAGGCATAGAAAGCCACTCCGATCGCGGCCTGAACGGCCAGCACCCGCGCCTTTAAGGTCGGAGGCAAGCCAGCGCCGAATATGGCGGCCATCGCGCCGAATATCGCTACAATCAGGACCCATAACAGCATCGAACCTTCATGGTTTCCCCAAGTCCCGGTAATCTTGTAGAGCATCGGTTTTGCCGAATGGCTATTCTCGACCACGATCCGCAACGAGAAGTCAGACGTGGTAAACGCCCAGACCAGCGCACCAAAGGAAAAGGCGGCCAAGATGAACTGCGTGATGGCGGCCGGTTCTGCGAAAACCATCCACCCGTTCCAACGGTTGGCAGCCCCAATCAACGGCACCACAGTTTGGACGATGGCAACGAGGAAGGCTAAGATAAGTGCAAAATGGCCGAGTTCTGTAATCATGGCCTGCTTATACTGCGGCACCGGTGCAAGTGCCATTCACATTCGCCTCGGATCACCGCACATAATGTCGCGCCTCAGGTCTTTCGTAGCCGCTTCCAGTCCTCCAATGCAGGGTTCGATTCCGGCTGGTTGACTGCTTCGGCCAACGATGCGTCCGAGCCAGTATCGGCGGCATCCGGACTGTCATCGCGCAACCCGCGGATCGTTTCAAGATTGGCGATCACCTCAGGCGCCCTCAGCATTGTCGCGCTGATTTCCCTTTGAAAATCCTGCGCTTTGATCTGATGCCGCGCGCCAAAGTAGAACGACACGATCACCCCTAACAGCCACCACAGTGGCTCTGGCACCAGCGCAATTCCCTGCATTCGTGCTGCGAACCACAACGGATCGATCATGGCGGCCAGAAACAAACCCAATGTTCCCAAAGCCAGCGCCGGTCGCGGAAGGCGATTTAGCCCATCCATGAATCGATCAAACCTGGTTTTGCTTGGAGCTTGGAATTCAGTGCCGAATTGCGCCATGGCCGCACCGCGCAGTTCGACAGAACGCTCGGCACCGCTTTCTACATTTTCGCGAAACACTTCCGCAGTTTCGCGAACCACATTGCGACCTCCGCCAAACAAGAGCGCCAACAAACCCGAGATCAAACCCATCCTGAAACCCTTTTCTGAAACGCGTCCTCGCTCAGATGATACTTGGGCGATAAAAACTCTTCGGCACGCTTGATCCATCCGCCTTTGCCGCCCGCGCGAGTTCTGGCATATTTGCGAAGAGCGATCCGCCGGTCTGCTAAACGGAAGTAATAGTTTCGTCTTGCGACCCCATAGGCATCACGAAACACCAGAGGCTTTGGACTAGCCGCCTCGCGGCTCGCCTGCGCAGTCTGAGGGCCGATGACCCCGTCAACCGTAATGTCATACTCCATCTGCCGCAGCAGGTTCTGCAGGATTTTCACCGCTTGAGCTCCTGCATTGACGTACATGTCGAACACGGATGCCTGTACGGCTTTCGGCAGCACCTGAAGGCGTGGTTTCTCAAAATAGTGTTCCAGAAAAATATCGACGGCCTGCGCTTTGCTAAGCATGCGCACGTCTTGTTGCGTCACCGAACCATCTCGGTCCAGATCGAGACCCAATCGGCGCATGGTATGGATCGTCACCCCGTATTTCGTGGCACCACCGGGATCATCGGGATCATCCACAAAACCACCTTCCCGCGCCACGATCCCTTTTGCAATCTGCCGCACTGTCCGCATTGCCGCCCTCTCTGCCAAACTTTGGTAAACGGTCGGACAATTTCGTTAACACCACTGCAAAACAAAGGGCGCTGCCTACCTCTCGCACGCAACGCCCCGCTTCTTCTGTTTAGAAATATTAGCGCC
The Ruegeria sp. SCSIO 43209 genome window above contains:
- a CDS encoding holin family protein; protein product: MGLISGLLALLFGGGRNVVRETAEVFRENVESGAERSVELRGAAMAQFGTEFQAPSKTRFDRFMDGLNRLPRPALALGTLGLFLAAMIDPLWFAARMQGIALVPEPLWWLLGVIVSFYFGARHQIKAQDFQREISATMLRAPEVIANLETIRGLRDDSPDAADTGSDASLAEAVNQPESNPALEDWKRLRKT
- a CDS encoding holin-associated N-acetylmuramidase, with the translated sequence MRTVRQIAKGIVAREGGFVDDPDDPGGATKYGVTIHTMRRLGLDLDRDGSVTQQDVRMLSKAQAVDIFLEHYFEKPRLQVLPKAVQASVFDMYVNAGAQAVKILQNLLRQMEYDITVDGVIGPQTAQASREAASPKPLVFRDAYGVARRNYYFRLADRRIALRKYARTRAGGKGGWIKRAEEFLSPKYHLSEDAFQKRVSGWV